One window of the Parasphingopyxis algicola genome contains the following:
- the fabG gene encoding 3-oxoacyl-ACP reductase FabG, which translates to MFDLSGKTALVTGASGGIGSAIAKALAAQGAKVALSGTRDEALKAVAAAIGGDPVILPCNLSDPEAVDALIPAAIEALGQLDILVNNAGVTRDNLAMRMKDEEWSDVIRINLEAAFRLARASLRPMMKAKGGRIISITSVVGATGNPGQANYAASKAGLVGMSKALAQEVASRGITVNCVAPGFIRSAMTEELPDAQKEALMTRIPAGKLGEGEDIAAAVAYLASDEAAYITGETLHVNGGMAML; encoded by the coding sequence CAAAACCGCGCTGGTGACCGGCGCGTCGGGCGGCATCGGGTCCGCGATCGCCAAGGCGCTGGCGGCGCAGGGCGCGAAAGTCGCGCTGTCCGGCACGCGCGACGAGGCGCTCAAGGCGGTGGCGGCGGCGATCGGCGGCGATCCGGTGATTTTGCCGTGCAACCTCTCCGATCCGGAAGCGGTCGATGCGCTGATCCCCGCGGCGATCGAGGCGCTCGGGCAGCTCGATATCCTCGTCAACAATGCCGGTGTGACGCGCGACAATCTCGCGATGCGGATGAAGGACGAGGAATGGAGCGACGTCATTCGCATCAACCTGGAAGCCGCATTCCGGCTGGCGCGCGCCTCGCTGCGCCCGATGATGAAGGCGAAGGGCGGGCGGATCATCTCGATCACGTCGGTCGTGGGCGCCACCGGCAATCCGGGACAGGCCAATTATGCGGCCTCCAAGGCCGGTCTGGTGGGCATGTCCAAGGCGCTGGCCCAAGAGGTCGCGAGCCGCGGGATCACGGTGAATTGCGTCGCTCCGGGCTTTATCCGATCCGCGATGACGGAGGAACTGCCCGATGCGCAGAAAGAGGCGCTGATGACCCGGATTCCGGCCGGAAAACTGGGCGAGGGCGAGGATATCGCCGCCGCCGTCGCCTATCTCGCATCGGACGAGGCGGCCTATATTACCGGCGAAACCTTGCATGTGAACGGCGGAATGGCGATGTTATAG
- a CDS encoding acyl carrier protein, producing MSDTADRVKKIVTEHLGVEADKVTEDAAFIDDLGADSLDIVELVMAFEEEFGVEIPDDAAEDIATVKDAITYIEKQNA from the coding sequence ATGAGCGATACTGCCGATCGGGTGAAAAAGATCGTCACCGAGCATCTCGGCGTCGAGGCCGACAAGGTTACCGAAGATGCGGCCTTTATCGATGATCTGGGCGCGGACAGCCTCGATATCGTCGAACTGGTCATGGCGTTCGAAGAGGAATTCGGCGTCGAAATTCCCGACGATGCCGCCGAGGATATCGCGACCGTGAAGGATGCGATCACCTATATCGAAAAACAGAACGCCTGA